GCTACGCGACCGTAAGCACTCTCTAAAAAAGAAGCAGCCAGCGCATGCTGCTCAATGACTTCAATGGCCTAGCAACCTGAAGTGCAGATGGGAAAGGCGGCAGCTGCTCTCATATCCAAAGTGAAGCGAGTGCCCGCCTATCCCGAACATGTTGCTGTGCAACAACGCCAGAGATGATTCTCTGTAAATTTTCGCAAAGTTTTATTAAGAATCATTATCATCTGATGCATTCGTACCCGAGTACGCTTTAGCTAGCCAGGACTTCGCCCGGACGCCACCCTCGTCTGCGGTCGCATCACAAGTGCAGACAGCCCGTACCAGCCAGCCAACTGTCTTCACTACCAGTCCTTTCAACATGGCTCAATCCAACATCTATATCCAAAGCCGCAAGCATTCTGCGGGTCGCATGCCCTCCTGCGCCGGTCTGGTCGCCTGCGCCACCGTGCTGGCCGGTGCCACGCTGGCACTGTCGGCGCAGGCCCAGTCCGCCGAAACCACGCTCAAGGAGGTCAAGGTGGAAGGCAAGGCCGACACCGGCTACACGCCCGGCCAGCTGTCTTCGCCCAAGTTCACCCAGCCGCTGGTCAACACCACGCAGACCGTCAACGTCATCAAGGTGCAGCTGCTGCAGGAGCAGGGCGCGACCACGCTGACAGAGGCGCTGCGCAATGTGCCCGGCGCCGGCACCTTCTACGCAGGCGAGAACGGCAACACCAGCACGGGCGACGCCGTCTATATGCGTGGCTTCGACAGCTCCAGCAGCATCTATGTGGACGGCGTGCGCGACATCGGCTCGATCTCGCGCGACATGTTCAACATCGATCAGGTCGAAGTCACCAAGGGCCCGGCCGGCACCGACTACGGCCGCAGCGCCCCCACCGGCGCTATCAACCTGGTGAGCAAGCAGGCCAATCTGAACAACAGCTTCGGCGGCTCGCTGGGCCTGGGTTCGGCAAGCTACAAGCGCGCCAGCATCGACCTGAATCGCGTCGTCAATGCCGAGACCGGCACGGCCGTGCGCCTGAACGCCATGGCGCAGGACGCCAATGTGGCGGGCCGCAACGGCATCGAGAACAACCGCTGGGGCATTGCGCCCTCGATTGCCTTCGGCCTGAACTCGCCCACCCGCGTGTTCGTGAACCTGCTGCACATCAAGCAGAGCAATGTGCCCGACGGCGGCGTCGCCACCATCGGCCTGCCCGGCTACACCTCGCCCGACGCTGCAGGCTATGCAGGCCGCCGCGCCTTTCTGGATTCGGCAGCACGCGTCAATAGCAAGAACTTCTACGGCACGGCCTCCGATCACGACGATGTGACGGCCACCATGGCCACGCTGAAGGTGGAGCATGACTTCACATCCACCACCAAGCTGCGCAACACCACGCGCTGGGGCGAGACCAAGCAGGACTATCTGCTCTCGGCCATCATGGGCCAGGGATATTCTACGAATGGCGTGCTTGGCAGCAATGGGCTGCAGACTCCCAACCCCGCCGATCCATCCACATGGTCGATGGCGCGCCTCATCAACACCAAGGATCAGGTCAACCGCATCCTGACCAACCAGACCAATCTGAGCACCAGCCTTGCCACCGGCAGCGTGCAGCATGATCTGAGCCTGGGCCTGGAGCTGACGCGCGAGGAACAGACCAATTACGGCTTGGTGACCTCTGGCTCAGTGCCTACCCGGGTCAGCGTATACAACCCTGACTCCAGCGTCACTTTGCCTGCCTATGTACGCAACGGTGCCGACAGCAAGGGCAAGACCGACACCGTGGCGCTGTATGCCTTCGACACGCTGAAGTTCAACGACCAGTGGCAGGCCAATCTGGGCCTGCGTCTGGACCGCTACAAGACCTCGTACAACGCCATGGCGGTCTGCACGGCCACCTCGACCACCCAGCCCTGCGGCAGCAACCCCGTGGGCACCGTGGTGCCCACCACGTCGGACGGTCTGAGCAAATCCGGCACCCTGCTGAGCTGGAAGGCCGGCCTGCTCTACAAGCCCGCCCCCAATGGCAGCGTCTATCTGAACTACGCGCTCTCGCAGCAGCCACCCGGCGGCAGCAACTTTGCGCTGTCGGCCGCGCTGAACAATGCCGCCAACCCGAATATGGACCCGCAAAAGGCCAAGACGCTGGAGCTGGGCAGCAAATGGGAGCTGGCGGAAAAGAATCTGATGCTCAGCGGCGCGCTGTTCCGTACCGAGGTGACCAATGAGATCGTCACCAACTCCGACGGCACCGTGGGCCAGACTGGCAAGAAAATCGTGCAGGGCCTGGAACTGGGCGTGATCGGCCAGATCAACAAGGCCTGGGGCGTGAGCGCGGGCTACACCGTGCAGAACACCAAGGTCGACACCGGCGCCCTGGTGGCAGCCGACGCCAGCAACGGCCTGACCTATACGCCCAAGAATGCCTTCAGCCTGTGGAGCACCTACCAGTTGCCCTTCGGCCTGACGGTCGGCGGCGGCGCGCGCTATGCCGGCGGCCTCAAGCGCGGCACCGACGGCGCCGTGGGCACGCCCAACCACACCGACGCCTACTGG
This DNA window, taken from Comamonas testosteroni TK102, encodes the following:
- a CDS encoding catecholate siderophore receptor Fiu gives rise to the protein MAQSNIYIQSRKHSAGRMPSCAGLVACATVLAGATLALSAQAQSAETTLKEVKVEGKADTGYTPGQLSSPKFTQPLVNTTQTVNVIKVQLLQEQGATTLTEALRNVPGAGTFYAGENGNTSTGDAVYMRGFDSSSSIYVDGVRDIGSISRDMFNIDQVEVTKGPAGTDYGRSAPTGAINLVSKQANLNNSFGGSLGLGSASYKRASIDLNRVVNAETGTAVRLNAMAQDANVAGRNGIENNRWGIAPSIAFGLNSPTRVFVNLLHIKQSNVPDGGVATIGLPGYTSPDAAGYAGRRAFLDSAARVNSKNFYGTASDHDDVTATMATLKVEHDFTSTTKLRNTTRWGETKQDYLLSAIMGQGYSTNGVLGSNGLQTPNPADPSTWSMARLINTKDQVNRILTNQTNLSTSLATGSVQHDLSLGLELTREEQTNYGLVTSGSVPTRVSVYNPDSSVTLPAYVRNGADSKGKTDTVALYAFDTLKFNDQWQANLGLRLDRYKTSYNAMAVCTATSTTQPCGSNPVGTVVPTTSDGLSKSGTLLSWKAGLLYKPAPNGSVYLNYALSQQPPGGSNFALSAALNNAANPNMDPQKAKTLELGSKWELAEKNLMLSGALFRTEVTNEIVTNSDGTVGQTGKKIVQGLELGVIGQINKAWGVSAGYTVQNTKVDTGALVAADASNGLTYTPKNAFSLWSTYQLPFGLTVGGGARYAGGLKRGTDGAVGTPNHTDAYWVFDAMASYRVNKNLDIQLNVFNLFDKDYVAAINKSGYRYFPGIARSARLTANFKF